A genome region from Gossypium hirsutum isolate 1008001.06 chromosome A04, Gossypium_hirsutum_v2.1, whole genome shotgun sequence includes the following:
- the LOC121227926 gene encoding uncharacterized protein, with translation MKAPLKEICISEIFGISLATFQGLMDDTFGYSFQFRSQRSEQRSMADLQDSAVRRSGETCEGGHARSRSLEPNSLVYSRSFWCSRPLNFFLGSEFQLGLGYGFMNLG, from the exons ATGAAGGCACCGCTCAAGGAAATCTG TATTTCGGAGATATTTGGGATTTCATTGGCGACGTTTCAAGGATTGATGGATGACACTTTTGGATACTCCTTCCAATTTCGATCTCAACGAAGTGAACAGAGGTCAATGGCCGATTTGCAAG ACTCGGCCGTACGAAGAAGCGGGGAGACGTGCGAAGGAGGCCATGCGAGGAGCCGCTCGTTGGAGCCCAACTCTCTGGTATATTCCAGAAGCTTCTGGTGCTCTCGACCGCTAAACTTCTTTTTGGGTTCCGAATTTCAGCTAGGTTTAGGATATGGGTTTATGAATTTGGGTTAA